Genomic DNA from Klebsiella variicola:
GATTGGCGACGCGCTGGTGGAGCAGGCGCTGGAAGGAGAGAATACCGCGCTGCCGACCTTCGTGGAGGCGCGCAATCAGTTTGAGCTGAACTACCTGCGCAAGCTGCTGCAAATTACTAAAGGCAATGTCACCCACGCCGCGCGGATGGCAGGGCGCAACCGCACCGAATTCTATAAACTGCTGTCGCGCCATGAGCTCGACGCCAACGACTTTAAAGAGTAGCTCCGCAGCATAGCGCAAGTTATGATACGGTAAGCAACCGGTTACGCGACTAAGACAGGAACACCATGAAAAAGATTGATGCGATTATTAAACCTTTCAAACTGGATGACGTGCGTGAAGCGCTGGCCGAAGTCGGCATCACCGGGATGACGGTGACGGAAGTGAAGGGCTTTGGCCGCCAGAAAGGTCATACCGAGCTGTACCGCGGCGCGGAGTACATGGTGGATTTTCTGCCAAAAGTAAAAATTGAAATCGTGGTGACCGACGATATCGTCGATACCTGTGTGGATACCATCATCCGTACGGCGCAGACCGGCAAGATTGGCGACGGCAAGATCTTTGTCTTCGACGTCGCGCGGGTCATTCGTATCCGTACTGGTGAAGAAGACGACGCGGCGATTTAATCCTCGCTGCTCGCTGCAGTATTGCCGGGTGACGCTGCGCTTACCCGGCCTCCAAATCCCCGCGTCGTCGGGGCTTACAGGACCTTATGCGGGCCGAAACATTCGTAATGAATGTTGTCTTTATTAACCCCTAATTCTACCAGCTGCTTCGCTGCAAACTGCAT
This window encodes:
- the glnB gene encoding nitrogen regulatory protein P-II, encoding MKKIDAIIKPFKLDDVREALAEVGITGMTVTEVKGFGRQKGHTELYRGAEYMVDFLPKVKIEIVVTDDIVDTCVDTIIRTAQTGKIGDGKIFVFDVARVIRIRTGEEDDAAI